A genome region from Macrobrachium rosenbergii isolate ZJJX-2024 chromosome 42, ASM4041242v1, whole genome shotgun sequence includes the following:
- the LOC136827731 gene encoding uncharacterized protein, whose protein sequence is MEKSVSALSAVYIPTSVQGKKEKSVSALSAAYIPASAQGNERSFCAPLAVYIPASAQRKEKSVSTLSAVHIPASAQGKEKSVSELRKEKSVSAISDVYTPASAQGEEKPVCAFSAVYFPTSAQGKEKTVSAPSGVYIPASAQRKEKSVCARSAVYISASVQGKEVSLSALNAVYISASAHGKEKSISIPRKEKSVSALSAVYIHVSAQGKEKSVTVFSAVYISASAQGKEKPVSALSAVYIHISAQGKGKSVTALSAVYIPASAQGKEKIVSVQGNEKSVSDLSVVYIPSSVQGKKKSFSALSVVYIPAFAQGKEKPVSALSAVYIRASAQEKEKPVSALSAVYIPAFAQGKEKSVSALSAVYIPTSAQGKEKIVSALSAVYTRASAQGKEKSVTALSAVYIPASAQRKEKSVRALRAVYIPASAQGNGTSCTIHSLASAQKRERLSALTGSTKLLLYR, encoded by the exons atggaaaagtctGTTAGTGCCTTAAGTGCTGTCTATATTCCTACCTCTGTGCAAGGAAA aaaggaaaagtctgttagtgCCTTAAGTGCTGCCTATATTCCTGCCTCTGCACAAGGAAACGAAAGGTCTTTCTGTGCCCCACTTGCTGTCTATATTCCTGCCTCtgcacaaagaaaggaaaagtctgttagtACCTTAAGTGCTGTCCATATTCCTGCGtctgcacaaggaaaggaaaagtctgttagtgAATTAA GAAAGGAGAAGTCTGTTAGTGCCATAAGTGATGTTTATACTCCTGCCTCTGCACAAGGAGAGGAAAAGCCTGTTTGTGCCTTTAGTGCTGTCTATTTTCCTAcctctgcacaaggaaaggaaaagactgTTAGTGCCCCAAGTGGTGTCTATATTCCGGCCTCtgcacaaagaaaggaaaagtctgtttgTGCTCGAAGTGCAGTCTATATTTCAGCCTCTGTACAAGGAAAGGAAGTGTCTCTTAGTGCCTTAAATGCTGTATATATCTCTGCCTCTGCACATGGAAAGGAAAAGTCTATTAGCATCCCAA gaaaggaaaagtctgttagCGCCTTAAGTGCTGTTTATATTCATGTctctgcacaaggaaaggaaaagtctgttaCAGTTTTCAGTGCTGTCTATATTTCTgcctctgcacaaggaaaggaaaagcctGTTAGCGCCTTAAGTGCTGTTTATATTCATATCTCTGCACAAGGAAAGGGAAAGTCTGTTACTGCCTTAAGTGCTGTGTATATTCCTGCCTCTGCACAGGGAAAGGAAAAGATTGTTAGTGTACAAGGAAACGAAAAGTCTGTTAGTGATTTAAGTGTTGTCTATATTCCTTCCTCTgtacaaggaaagaaaaagtcgTTTAGTGCCTTAAGTGTTGTCTATATTCCTGCCTttgcacaaggaaaggaaaagcctGTCAGTGCCTTAAGTGCTGTCTATATTCGTGCCTCTgcacaagaaaaggaaaagccTGTTAGTGCCTTAAGTGCTGTCTATATTCCTGCCTttgcacaaggaaaggaaaagtctgttagtgCCTTAAGTGCTGTCTATATTCCTACCTCTGCACAGGGAAAGGAAAAGATTGTTAGCGCCTTAAGTGCTGTCTACACCCGTgcctctgcacaaggaaaggaaaagtctgttaCTGCTTTAAGTGCTGTTTATATTCCTGCCTCtgcacaaagaaaagaaaagtctgTCCGTGCCTTACGTGCTGTCTATATTCCGGCCTCTGCACAAGGAAATGGAACTTCTTGCACCATCCATTCTCTCGCCTCTGCACAAAAAAGGGAACGTCTATCAGCCCTCACCGGCAGTACAAAATTATTGCTGTATAGATAG
- the LOC136827730 gene encoding uncharacterized protein — protein sequence MHGNSTIWNRQLPVNDTWYPNTHTKAFDNFAIGAIRRYRYEFAKKNTFTIKSLTQGLRENGIIPAGTSESSVWRLLHNMGFCYKTTQRKMYVKKETLDIVCWRISTLRALNEYRKEGRKVVYIDETWFTTRMHPRSEWVDATQSMTSATYSRQVPPGEGERFVLVAAGTGDGFIEESFLCFPTKNKTGDYHGEMNADLFVRWLTSQLLPSLPEPAVLVLDNAPYHNQLSENSLCPNSSTIKADITKWLTCRQIPFPPNATRPELLQISKQNRPLPVYNIDNVIRSWGHEVVRLPSAHPELNAIEQVLGFMKKRVRSSLQRFTRADLQTRIGEAKVSTTMKVKCGTVK from the coding sequence ATGCATGGGAACAGCACCATCTGGAACAGACAATTACCCGTCAACGACACATGGTACCCCAACACCCACACCAAGGCCTTTGATAATTTTGCTATCGGTGCCATTCGTCGCTATCGCTATGAATTCGCTAAGAAAAACACATTCACCATTAAAAGTCTGACACAGGGTTTACGTGAAAACGGCATCATCCCAGCTGGAACATCAGAATCATCAGTGTGGCGATTACTACATAACATGGGGTTCTGCTATAAGACCACACAACGGAAAATGTATGTCAAAAAGGAAACTCTTGATATAGTGTGCTGGCGCATTAGCACTCTCCGAGCACTTAATGAATAtcggaaggaggggaggaaggtggTATACATCGATGAAACATGGTTCACCACGAGGATGCATCCTCGCAGCGAGTGGGTTGATGCCACACAGTCCATGACAAGTGCCACCTACAGTCGGCAGGTCCCTCCTGGAGAAGGGGAGCGTTTTGTGCTTGTTGCTGCAGGCACAGGAGATGGTTTCATTGAGGAATCATTCTTGTGTTTtcctacaaaaaacaaaactggtgacTACCATGGCGAAATGAATGCCGACCTCTTCGTTCGTTGGCTCACGTCCCAACTTCTTCCATCACTGCCTGAGCCAGCAGTGCTTGTGCTTGATAATGCACCCTACCACAACCAATTGAGCGAAAATAGTCTTTGCCCAAACTCCTCCACCATTAAAGCAGATATCACGAAATGGTTGACGTGCCGCCAGATACCATTCCCTCCAAACGCCACACGCCCTGAGCTGTTGCAAATCAGCAAGCAAAATCGCCCACTACCTGTGTATAATATTGACAACGTCATCCGTTCATGGGGACATGAAGTCGTCCGACTACCATCTGCTCATCCTGAGCTCAATGCCATTGAGCAGGTCTTGGGCTTTATGAAAAAACGTGTGCGTTCCTCATTGCAGCGATTCACTCGGGCAGATTTACAGACCAGAATAGGGGAAGCGAAGGTTAGTACAacaatgaaagtgaagtgtgggaCGGTGAAATAA